One window of Suricata suricatta isolate VVHF042 chromosome 6, meerkat_22Aug2017_6uvM2_HiC, whole genome shotgun sequence genomic DNA carries:
- the LOC115293633 gene encoding putative protein ZNF720, protein MEIKGLLTFRDVAIVFSQEEWGCLNLSQRELYRDVMLENYGHLLFLGLIVSKPDLVIFFEQQRDLWDMQRKKTVASYPVPPKVFHIHSEGLHNLIGYLLL, encoded by the exons atggAGATAAAG ggactgctgaccttcagggatgtggccatagtattctctcaggaggagtggggatgcctgaaccTCAGCCAGCGGGAACTTTACAGGGACGTGATGTTAGAGAACTACggacacctcctcttcttgg GTCTTATTGTCTCAAAGCCCGACCTGGTCATCTTTTTTGAACAACAGAGGGACCTATGGgatatgcagagaaagaagactgTAGCCTCATATCCAG ttccTCCAAAGGTCTTTCACATCCACAGTGAGGGCCTCCATAATCTGATTGGTTATCTGTTGCTTTGA